A part of Pectinatus sottacetonis genomic DNA contains:
- a CDS encoding BglG family transcription antiterminator has product MVIQNKRILQILKLFNENNKIMTGKYLADLIGVSSRTIRSDMRETAEFLEGRGVHIVSKTGSGYALLIDNEKKYEKFVDDYSLNSSKAYKGTNIVPADYNDRISFIIARILLNSLHNKVVRQEDLSDELFISLSTLKKYLGDIKKSVARFNLKLTTDRKNGIKINGDEAQIRYCISEYVFNRDDLLNLSNNKFFNDIFPKQEIELVKHILLKIILKHNIHLTDIAFKNLLVHIIITMRRAGRENTVEYTGEERNKLKKSVYFVPAAEILNIVEEQLGIDINNEIYYLTQHFIASQKFIESSKSRNNFKKLIGNILYKIKKNIGIDLSGDEELLSGITIHLIAAISRLRFNMNIRNDILKSIKNNYPLAFDMAVMASEIMEREENVKTNENEIGFLAIHFGAAMERNKLYKDMGKTAIIVCGTGLSTALLLKSKLQRRFGSILKIKKVMSCYELNDGIINNTDFIFTTVPINHIKSAKIIRVEPIMTEYDLIKTGKKINNAAEKNIVNYDDFFKKRLFFSEFKALSAETVIEKIADEMIKTGYIDEHVKKSIFAREKMASTEFSNLIAIPHPLENNMEKPSIAVAVLKKPIIWNKERVQIVFLLGIPQNLHSVWEHIFKKIYDNFIEGKSSENLIKSPKFETLLAELKQ; this is encoded by the coding sequence ATGGTTATTCAAAATAAGAGAATTTTGCAGATATTAAAATTATTTAATGAGAATAACAAAATTATGACAGGAAAATACCTGGCTGACTTGATAGGTGTGAGTAGTCGTACCATAAGGAGTGATATGAGGGAGACTGCCGAATTTTTAGAAGGAAGGGGTGTTCATATAGTTTCTAAAACTGGCAGTGGATATGCTCTATTAATAGATAATGAGAAAAAATATGAAAAGTTTGTAGATGACTATTCGCTTAATAGTTCCAAAGCTTATAAGGGGACAAATATAGTTCCTGCTGATTATAATGATCGGATATCGTTTATTATTGCCAGAATTTTGCTGAATTCACTGCATAATAAGGTAGTGAGACAGGAAGATCTTTCTGATGAATTATTTATCAGTTTATCTACATTGAAAAAATATCTTGGGGATATAAAGAAAAGTGTTGCCAGATTTAATTTAAAACTTACAACTGATAGAAAAAACGGTATAAAAATAAATGGTGATGAAGCACAGATACGGTATTGCATATCTGAATATGTTTTTAATCGTGATGATCTGTTGAATTTATCAAACAACAAGTTTTTTAATGACATATTTCCTAAACAGGAAATCGAGCTGGTAAAACATATTTTACTGAAAATAATTTTGAAACATAATATACATTTGACTGATATTGCTTTTAAGAATTTACTTGTCCATATTATTATTACAATGCGGCGGGCTGGACGGGAAAATACAGTTGAATATACTGGGGAAGAGCGCAATAAACTAAAAAAATCAGTATATTTTGTTCCAGCGGCAGAGATTCTTAATATAGTAGAAGAACAGCTGGGAATAGATATTAATAATGAAATATATTATTTGACGCAGCATTTTATAGCCAGTCAAAAGTTTATAGAATCATCTAAAAGCAGAAATAACTTTAAGAAATTGATCGGCAATATTTTATATAAGATTAAAAAAAATATAGGAATTGATTTATCAGGCGATGAAGAGCTGCTTTCAGGAATAACCATACATCTTATAGCAGCAATAAGTCGGCTGCGTTTTAATATGAACATAAGAAACGATATATTAAAATCAATAAAAAATAATTATCCGCTGGCATTTGATATGGCAGTAATGGCCAGTGAAATAATGGAACGGGAGGAAAATGTAAAAACTAATGAAAATGAAATAGGTTTTCTTGCCATTCATTTTGGAGCGGCAATGGAACGTAATAAACTTTACAAAGATATGGGCAAAACGGCCATAATTGTCTGCGGCACAGGTCTTTCTACTGCACTTTTACTGAAAAGTAAATTACAACGGAGGTTTGGCAGCATATTAAAGATAAAAAAAGTAATGAGCTGTTATGAACTTAATGATGGAATTATAAATAATACCGACTTTATATTTACCACAGTGCCGATAAATCATATTAAATCAGCAAAGATAATACGTGTTGAACCTATAATGACAGAATATGATCTTATAAAAACAGGTAAAAAAATAAATAACGCAGCAGAAAAAAATATTGTAAATTATGATGACTTTTTTAAAAAAAGATTATTCTTTTCAGAGTTTAAGGCGTTATCGGCAGAAACAGTAATAGAAAAAATAGCTGATGAAATGATAAAAACAGGTTATATTGATGAACATGTAAAAAAATCTATTTTTGCCAGAGAAAAAATGGCATCAACAGAATTTTCTAATTTAATAGCTATTCCGCATCCTTTAGAAAATAATATGGAAAAACCGTCTATAGCAGTAGCTGTATTGAAGAAACCTATAATTTGGAACAAGGAAAGAGTCCAAATAGTGTTTTTGCTGGGGATACCACAAAATCTTCATAGTGTATGGGAACATATATTCAAAAAGATATATGATAATTTCATAGAAGGCAAAAGTAGTGAAAATCTGATCAAATCACCTAAATTTGAAACATTGCTTGCTGAACTCAAGCAGTAA
- a CDS encoding PTS sugar transporter subunit IIA yields MISPNSQLLNMNISLNNLFIDLDAESDMDAIKKMAVNFNKEGVVKKSFIGAVLEREKKFCTGLQFDEAGIAIPHTDVQHVNLPAISIAVLKKPLVFREMGMPDTKINVEIVFMLAIKTAHGQVEFLQTLMTAFQKKGILKSLIKSESKIELLNKFKNILGK; encoded by the coding sequence ATGATATCCCCCAATAGTCAATTATTGAATATGAATATAAGCTTAAATAATTTGTTTATAGATTTAGATGCTGAAAGTGATATGGATGCAATTAAGAAAATGGCTGTTAATTTTAATAAGGAGGGAGTGGTGAAGAAAAGTTTTATAGGTGCTGTGCTGGAACGGGAAAAAAAGTTTTGTACGGGACTGCAGTTTGATGAAGCTGGTATAGCTATTCCGCATACTGATGTACAACATGTCAATTTGCCGGCAATAAGCATTGCTGTTTTAAAAAAACCATTGGTTTTTCGTGAAATGGGAATGCCGGACACAAAAATAAATGTAGAAATAGTATTTATGCTGGCAATTAAAACAGCTCATGGACAGGTGGAATTTTTACAGACATTGATGACTGCGTTCCAAAAAAAAGGTATATTGAAAAGTCTGATAAAAAGTGAATCAAAAATAGAATTATTAAATAAATTTAAAAATATTTTAGGAAAGTAG
- a CDS encoding PTS sugar transporter subunit IIB, whose product MKKILVACGAGVCTSTAVLNKMKKILDDNGMKGKYELSQCKVAEVPSKSSGFDLCVATTTVSDVKCPFIMGIPFLTGRGLDAVVEQILAELRK is encoded by the coding sequence ATGAAAAAAATTCTTGTAGCATGTGGAGCAGGTGTATGTACATCTACGGCGGTACTGAATAAGATGAAAAAAATATTGGATGATAATGGAATGAAGGGAAAATATGAATTATCACAATGCAAAGTGGCAGAAGTGCCGTCAAAGTCATCAGGTTTTGATCTATGTGTAGCAACTACAACCGTATCTGATGTAAAATGTCCGTTTATTATGGGAATTCCTTTTTTAACAGGACGAGGTCTGGATGCTGTGGTTGAACAAATTTTGGCAGAGTTGAGAAAATAA
- a CDS encoding PTS galactitol transporter subunit IIC, whose translation MDNILAGFKFIQGLGPSVMMPIIIFVLGVILKTGIGKAIRAGLTVGIGFIGLNLVIGMMSSNLGPAAQQMVERYGLSLSVIDVGWPAAAAIAFASTIGTVIIPLCLIINIIMLLTNTTQTVDVDIWDYWHFAFTGALVAIITGSQILGIVAAVLNMIIIMVIADYTAPALEKTNGLTGISLPHGFSGAYVPIALIINKVIDLIPGIRDINIDLNKIQDRFGVFGEPILVGTVLGLIIGIVAGYEIGPVLTLGITLGGVLVLIPKMAAMLMEGLLPISDAASEFIEKRFKNRGKIYIGLDSAIGIGHPITLAVSLILVPLTVFMAVILPGNRVLPFADLAVIPFMFVLIIPMVNGNGFRALVTGILTIAAGLLIATNLSPLITTAAVNAKFKMPEGAMAISSICDGANPLTWAIVHLNDIGIIGVGALTVVAVIMAVMNRKRIIKEAKKIHGAIDNSGM comes from the coding sequence ATGGATAATATACTGGCTGGTTTTAAATTTATACAGGGATTAGGTCCGTCTGTAATGATGCCAATAATAATATTCGTTTTGGGAGTTATATTAAAAACGGGTATAGGAAAAGCAATAAGGGCAGGGTTGACTGTAGGTATAGGATTTATTGGACTGAATTTAGTAATAGGGATGATGAGTTCAAACTTGGGACCGGCAGCACAGCAAATGGTGGAAAGATATGGGCTGAGTTTATCAGTAATTGATGTTGGCTGGCCGGCAGCAGCAGCAATAGCTTTTGCTTCAACGATAGGCACGGTGATAATTCCTTTATGCTTGATTATAAATATTATTATGCTCTTGACTAATACAACACAAACTGTGGATGTAGATATATGGGATTATTGGCATTTTGCCTTTACCGGAGCATTAGTCGCAATAATAACAGGAAGTCAGATATTGGGAATTGTAGCAGCTGTGTTGAATATGATAATAATAATGGTAATTGCTGATTACACGGCACCGGCATTGGAAAAAACTAATGGATTAACAGGAATTTCTCTGCCGCATGGTTTTAGTGGAGCATATGTGCCAATAGCACTGATAATTAATAAGGTTATAGATTTAATTCCTGGTATCAGAGATATAAATATAGATCTTAATAAAATACAAGATAGATTTGGTGTTTTTGGCGAACCTATTTTAGTAGGAACGGTATTAGGATTGATTATTGGGATAGTGGCCGGCTATGAAATAGGGCCGGTGCTCACTTTAGGAATAACTCTTGGTGGTGTGCTGGTATTAATACCTAAGATGGCAGCTATGCTTATGGAAGGATTATTGCCGATATCTGATGCAGCTTCTGAATTTATTGAAAAACGATTCAAAAACAGAGGAAAAATATATATTGGCCTTGATTCGGCAATAGGAATAGGGCACCCAATAACGTTAGCAGTTTCGCTTATTTTAGTTCCCCTGACAGTTTTTATGGCAGTGATCCTTCCGGGAAATAGAGTTTTACCATTTGCGGATCTGGCGGTTATTCCATTTATGTTTGTTTTGATAATTCCTATGGTAAACGGTAATGGATTCAGAGCGTTGGTAACAGGTATATTAACAATTGCGGCAGGGCTGCTGATAGCGACTAACTTATCACCATTGATAACTACAGCAGCGGTAAATGCTAAGTTTAAAATGCCGGAAGGAGCCATGGCAATCTCCAGTATATGTGATGGAGCCAATCCTCTTACATGGGCTATTGTTCACTTAAATGATATTGGCATTATAGGAGTGGGAGCACTAACCGTGGTAGCTGTTATAATGGCAGTGATGAATAGAAAAAGGATAATAAAAGAAGCAAAGAAAATACATGGTGCAATTGACAATTCGGGTATGTGA
- a CDS encoding class II aldolase/adducin family protein, which yields MFEQEKRKIIETGIKIDRYGLIALSGGNISCRMPTGEILLTPSGMIYEELTEKDILVADINGKILEGKRRPSVDTLALIYIYSNMPKVNAVIHTHQPYATAVGLIADELPCILTTLANAVKGSVKVCPFSSAANIQMGKETVKNIGDKLAVILKNHGVISVGIDLKQALCACVYLEEAAKTYLAARAVTADIAQLTEKQIIEAVEVFNHYGQ from the coding sequence TTGTTTGAACAAGAAAAAAGAAAAATTATTGAGACTGGCATAAAAATAGACAGATATGGATTAATTGCCCTTTCAGGGGGAAATATAAGCTGTCGTATGCCGACCGGTGAAATTTTATTGACTCCTTCTGGGATGATATATGAAGAACTTACAGAAAAAGATATTTTAGTAGCGGATATCAATGGAAAAATATTGGAGGGCAAAAGACGTCCTTCGGTGGATACATTAGCATTAATATATATATACAGCAATATGCCGAAGGTAAATGCGGTTATTCATACTCATCAGCCTTATGCCACAGCAGTTGGACTTATTGCGGATGAACTGCCATGTATTCTTACTACTCTTGCAAATGCGGTGAAAGGCAGTGTTAAAGTCTGTCCGTTCAGTTCTGCTGCTAATATACAAATGGGAAAGGAAACAGTAAAAAATATTGGTGACAAATTGGCAGTAATATTAAAAAATCATGGAGTAATATCTGTGGGAATTGATTTAAAACAAGCTCTTTGTGCGTGTGTTTATTTGGAAGAAGCAGCCAAAACATATTTAGCAGCCAGAGCTGTAACGGCAGATATAGCCCAACTTACTGAAAAGCAGATAATTGAAGCAGTGGAAGTATTTAACCATTATGGGCAATAG
- a CDS encoding class II fructose-bisphosphate aldolase, producing the protein MLVSTRKMLKEAKKKGFAIPSVNFVDQITGKAQLEVAEKYGLPLILSYAQAHRAYQSIEEAALLGKFYIEKVKVPVALHLDHGMDIDFIKKAIEAGFTSVMIDASQKGIKKNIEMTKEVADFAHKHNVVVEAEIGHVGTGVNVGQGETDVDDDSIYTTAEEARQMSEQSGIDSLAVSIGTAHGLYKGTPKINFARLKELSEAVKIPLVLHGGSSSGDSNLEKCALNGIAKINIYTDFVVNAYKNLQNNDYDDYFAAKKLLENGIKNTLENYYKVFHTQKI; encoded by the coding sequence ATGCTGGTATCAACGAGGAAAATGCTCAAAGAAGCTAAGAAAAAGGGCTTTGCCATACCATCAGTCAATTTTGTCGATCAAATAACAGGCAAAGCACAACTTGAAGTAGCTGAAAAATATGGATTGCCGCTGATCTTATCCTATGCGCAGGCACATAGGGCATATCAGAGTATAGAAGAAGCGGCACTGCTGGGGAAATTTTATATAGAAAAAGTAAAAGTACCAGTAGCACTGCATTTAGATCATGGTATGGATATTGATTTTATAAAAAAAGCCATTGAAGCAGGTTTTACATCTGTTATGATCGATGCTTCGCAAAAAGGTATTAAAAAAAATATAGAAATGACAAAAGAAGTAGCAGATTTTGCCCATAAGCATAATGTAGTAGTGGAAGCAGAAATAGGCCATGTTGGAACAGGTGTTAATGTCGGACAGGGAGAAACAGATGTAGATGATGATAGTATTTATACTACAGCAGAAGAAGCAAGGCAGATGTCTGAGCAGAGTGGAATAGACAGCCTGGCGGTTTCGATAGGCACAGCGCATGGTCTTTATAAAGGAACACCCAAGATAAATTTTGCAAGATTAAAAGAGCTGTCTGAAGCTGTAAAAATTCCGCTGGTATTACATGGTGGTTCTTCTTCTGGTGACAGTAATTTAGAGAAATGTGCTTTGAATGGTATTGCCAAGATAAATATATATACAGATTTTGTAGTAAATGCTTATAAAAATTTACAGAATAATGATTATGATGATTATTTTGCAGCAAAAAAATTATTAGAAAATGGCATCAAAAATACGCTGGAAAATTATTACAAAGTTTTCCATACGCAGAAAATATAA
- a CDS encoding triose-phosphate isomerase — MKKIRIPFFMVNPKSYLYGDKLLELALEADKEAEKRNFDVFFTVPFVDLRNIAEHTKNLIVTAQHMEPLTPGRGMGHIIPEALKAAGAQAVFLNHAENPLKMADLVKDVKMAKKLGLYTVVCADSVEEAKAIAMMAPDILLCEPTELIGTGKVSDKSYIKQTNEAIKSINKDILIMQAAGISTGEDVYETIKNGADGTGCTSGIVCADNPKKMVKEMLDAISKIIN, encoded by the coding sequence ATGAAAAAAATAAGAATACCGTTTTTTATGGTAAATCCAAAATCATATTTATATGGAGATAAATTACTGGAACTGGCGTTGGAAGCAGATAAAGAAGCAGAAAAAAGAAACTTTGATGTTTTTTTTACTGTACCATTTGTAGATTTAAGAAATATTGCTGAACATACAAAAAACCTTATAGTTACAGCTCAGCATATGGAGCCATTGACTCCCGGACGAGGGATGGGTCATATAATTCCAGAGGCTTTGAAAGCAGCCGGTGCACAGGCAGTTTTTTTGAATCATGCAGAAAATCCCTTGAAAATGGCTGATCTCGTAAAAGATGTCAAAATGGCAAAGAAATTAGGTTTATATACAGTTGTTTGTGCTGATTCTGTGGAAGAGGCTAAAGCAATAGCGATGATGGCACCTGATATTTTATTGTGTGAACCAACAGAGCTTATAGGGACGGGTAAAGTAAGTGATAAATCATATATAAAACAAACCAATGAAGCCATAAAAAGTATAAACAAGGATATACTTATAATGCAGGCGGCAGGTATAAGCACTGGAGAAGATGTATACGAAACAATAAAAAATGGTGCAGATGGTACAGGTTGTACCAGTGGTATAGTGTGTGCAGATAATCCTAAAAAAATGGTAAAAGAAATGCTTGATGCGATAAGCAAAATTATTAATTAA
- a CDS encoding YjbQ family protein yields the protein MAAYIETIEVLSNGNRVSYHEITKQVREIVQKSKIKNGIVVITSTHTTCSVIYEEYSHDLNYCGDEYLQVDFNNILEKIIPRCLTENQYYHPGPQHVAFGEKDCEKSLVPDRRSLLNTEAHLKASLVGESVTSAIENGIIQINQVTGYYYFIDWDQNRPRKRICKVAVMGE from the coding sequence ATGGCTGCATATATAGAAACAATTGAAGTATTATCAAATGGAAACAGAGTGTCATACCATGAAATAACAAAGCAGGTACGTGAGATAGTCCAGAAAAGCAAAATAAAAAATGGCATAGTAGTGATAACATCAACACATACTACATGTTCAGTTATATATGAAGAATATTCCCATGATCTTAATTATTGTGGTGATGAATATTTGCAAGTGGATTTTAATAATATTTTAGAAAAAATAATTCCACGCTGTCTGACGGAAAATCAATATTATCATCCCGGTCCTCAGCATGTGGCTTTTGGGGAAAAGGATTGTGAAAAATCACTGGTTCCTGACCGCCGGTCATTGTTAAATACCGAAGCTCATTTAAAAGCTTCTTTAGTGGGAGAAAGTGTAACTAGTGCAATAGAAAATGGGATTATACAGATAAATCAGGTAACAGGTTATTACTATTTTATTGATTGGGATCAAAATCGTCCCAGAAAAAGAATATGTAAAGTAGCTGTTATGGGGGAATAA
- the kamA gene encoding lysine 2,3-aminomutase codes for MSLTLEIKSNHPISVEDQKKWNDWHWQLKNRIMTLENLKKHINLTNNETKGVQNCLKSLRMAITPYYASLIDADDPECPIRKQAVPSAKELSHSVYDLDDPLSEDTDSPVPGITHRYPDRVLFLVTNQCSMYCRHCTRRRYAGTTDEPRSIKETLAAIEYIREHEEIRDVLISGGDPFVLNDEYLENILQRLRKIDHVEVIRFGTRTPVVMPQRITDDLCNMLKKYHPIWINTHFNHPKEITPETRKACEKLANAGIPVGNQTVLLKGINDCPYIMKKLVQKLVQIRVRPYYMYQCDLSNGIEHFRTPVSKGIEIMEMLRGHTSGFAVPTYVIDAPGGGGKIPVGPQYLISMSESKVILRNYEGIITTYDEPKNKETHCHHCGICGEKSADLRKTGLEKLFCEKKRSLVPNDNNRRNRRSNF; via the coding sequence ATGAGCCTAACTCTGGAAATAAAGTCCAATCACCCAATATCGGTTGAAGATCAGAAAAAATGGAATGACTGGCATTGGCAATTAAAAAATCGTATAATGACTTTGGAAAATCTGAAAAAACATATTAATTTGACAAATAATGAAACAAAAGGTGTACAAAATTGTTTAAAAAGTCTGCGAATGGCAATAACGCCTTATTATGCATCATTAATAGATGCAGATGACCCCGAATGTCCGATAAGAAAACAAGCGGTGCCATCAGCAAAGGAACTTTCCCATTCTGTTTATGATTTAGATGACCCGTTGTCTGAAGATACTGATTCACCTGTTCCGGGTATAACACATCGTTATCCTGACAGGGTTCTTTTTTTGGTTACTAACCAGTGTTCTATGTATTGCCGTCATTGTACGAGAAGGCGTTATGCTGGTACGACAGATGAACCACGTTCTATAAAAGAAACTTTAGCTGCCATTGAATATATACGTGAACATGAAGAAATAAGAGATGTATTAATTTCAGGAGGAGATCCATTTGTCCTAAACGATGAATATTTAGAAAATATTTTACAGCGGCTGCGTAAAATTGATCATGTGGAAGTAATAAGATTTGGTACCAGGACGCCAGTAGTCATGCCGCAGCGAATAACAGATGATCTTTGTAATATGCTCAAGAAATATCATCCTATATGGATAAATACACATTTTAACCATCCTAAAGAAATAACACCTGAAACTAGGAAGGCATGTGAAAAGTTGGCAAATGCAGGAATTCCTGTGGGGAATCAAACTGTTTTATTAAAAGGGATAAATGATTGTCCTTATATAATGAAAAAGCTGGTACAAAAATTAGTGCAGATACGAGTTCGTCCTTATTATATGTATCAGTGTGATCTATCTAATGGCATAGAGCATTTTAGAACGCCGGTTTCTAAAGGAATTGAAATAATGGAAATGCTGCGGGGGCATACTTCGGGATTTGCAGTACCAACATATGTGATTGATGCACCAGGCGGCGGCGGAAAAATACCTGTAGGACCGCAATATCTTATTTCAATGTCGGAAAGTAAGGTAATATTAAGAAATTATGAAGGAATCATAACTACTTATGATGAACCTAAAAACAAAGAAACACATTGCCATCATTGTGGGATTTGCGGTGAAAAATCAGCTGATTTACGTAAAACAGGTTTAGAAAAATTATTTTGTGAGAAAAAGAGAAGCCTGGTTCCCAACGATAATAATCGCCGTAACCGTCGTAGTAATTTTTAA
- the ablB gene encoding putative beta-lysine N-acetyltransferase produces the protein MQMNAVVNKNFYIEKSSQQLEVKLLVDFINRRLKVVKYRCSDYDILCRELYRTAQKYKLEKILLIAKSDDWKKFFVKSFVLEALHPAFYDGEDGFHMSLFLAADRFKAENYILHKKILQTVISHPKSKLKPLGQDFSIDSVARNDIKELTELYSKIFKTYPTPINDPDYFKKMLHKDYIFKVVRYKGNIVSAASLDINMTDKNAELTDCATLKDYGGKGLMANIIKALEQEAKQKGLRTIYTIARACSIGINKVFYNQEYEYCGQLIKNCDICGQFEDMNVWSKII, from the coding sequence ATGCAGATGAATGCGGTAGTAAATAAAAATTTTTATATAGAAAAATCATCTCAACAGTTGGAAGTAAAGCTGTTAGTAGATTTTATAAACAGGCGGTTAAAAGTGGTAAAGTATCGCTGTAGTGACTATGATATCTTATGCCGGGAACTTTATCGCACAGCCCAAAAATATAAATTGGAAAAAATTTTGCTTATAGCTAAAAGTGATGACTGGAAAAAATTTTTTGTTAAAAGTTTTGTTTTAGAAGCACTTCATCCGGCTTTTTATGATGGTGAAGATGGTTTTCATATGTCATTGTTTTTAGCGGCAGATAGATTTAAAGCAGAAAATTATATACTGCATAAGAAAATATTGCAGACTGTTATAAGTCATCCTAAAAGTAAATTAAAACCTTTGGGACAGGATTTTTCTATAGATAGTGTGGCCAGAAATGATATAAAAGAATTGACAGAACTTTATAGTAAAATATTTAAAACTTATCCAACACCAATAAATGATCCAGATTATTTTAAAAAGATGCTGCACAAGGACTATATTTTTAAAGTGGTTCGTTATAAAGGTAATATAGTAAGTGCGGCGTCACTGGATATAAATATGACCGATAAAAATGCGGAACTTACTGATTGTGCAACACTTAAAGATTATGGCGGAAAGGGCCTCATGGCTAACATAATAAAGGCATTGGAACAGGAAGCAAAACAGAAGGGCCTGCGGACAATATATACAATTGCTAGAGCATGTTCCATAGGAATAAATAAAGTGTTTTATAACCAGGAATATGAATATTGCGGTCAGCTGATAAAAAATTGTGATATCTGTGGACAATTTGAAGATATGAATGTTTGGTCAAAAATTATATAA
- a CDS encoding alanine/glycine:cation symporter family protein has translation MDILNNLVSQINGILWSYILIILLIGAGLIFTIRTNFVQIRYFTEMFRLITDSVGTKTEGHSISSFQAFCVSTASRVGVGNIAGIAIAIVTGGPGAIFWMWIIALLGAATGFIESTLAQIYKVPRQDGKGGFLGGPAYYIRNALHAPHTAIFFAILISITYGLIFNSVQANTISLSLQTAFGFDKTITGIVIGLISALMVFGGMSRIAKITEYMVPIMAGIYILVALGICIYNFAKLPLIFTIIFKSAWGMDQVIGGGLGAAIMTGIKRGLFSNEAGMGSVPNAAATADAEHPAKQGLIQAFGVFVDTLFICSASAFIILITGDYSTVGLTGVQLVQHDLSLYFGNAALSAMAIIVFLFAFTSIIGNYYYGEINIKHLSDNPVYLNLFRILVILMVFFGSIAKLSLVWNLADLFMAFMAITNIIAILRLSKQACITLNDYTKQKKAGIKTPVFDASILPKQDGIVWWKNNK, from the coding sequence ATGGATATACTTAACAACTTAGTTTCACAAATCAATGGCATATTATGGAGTTATATACTCATAATATTACTCATAGGTGCAGGTCTTATATTTACAATAAGAACTAATTTTGTTCAAATACGTTATTTCACAGAAATGTTCCGTCTAATAACGGATAGTGTTGGTACCAAGACTGAAGGCCACAGTATTTCATCGTTCCAGGCATTTTGCGTAAGCACCGCCTCCCGTGTTGGTGTAGGAAATATTGCTGGTATTGCTATTGCTATTGTCACCGGCGGCCCGGGGGCTATCTTCTGGATGTGGATAATTGCCCTTTTGGGGGCAGCTACCGGTTTTATAGAAAGCACCCTGGCACAGATATATAAAGTTCCCCGCCAGGATGGCAAAGGCGGTTTCTTAGGCGGTCCAGCATATTATATAAGAAATGCCCTTCATGCTCCACATACAGCAATATTTTTTGCTATTCTTATAAGTATTACTTATGGACTTATTTTTAATTCAGTACAAGCTAACACCATATCATTATCACTGCAGACTGCTTTTGGCTTTGATAAGACAATCACCGGTATTGTAATTGGCCTCATTTCTGCTTTAATGGTCTTTGGCGGAATGTCCAGAATTGCTAAAATAACTGAATACATGGTTCCCATAATGGCTGGTATATACATATTGGTTGCCCTTGGAATCTGCATTTATAATTTTGCTAAACTTCCGCTCATTTTCACTATTATCTTCAAAAGTGCCTGGGGAATGGACCAAGTTATTGGCGGCGGACTTGGCGCTGCTATAATGACAGGTATAAAGCGCGGTCTTTTCTCCAATGAAGCCGGTATGGGATCTGTTCCTAATGCCGCAGCAACTGCCGATGCTGAACATCCAGCAAAACAAGGTCTTATCCAGGCTTTTGGTGTATTTGTTGACACTTTATTCATCTGCTCCGCTTCAGCATTTATTATACTTATTACAGGAGATTATTCCACTGTCGGGCTGACCGGTGTGCAATTAGTACAACATGATCTATCTCTGTATTTTGGTAATGCGGCCTTAAGTGCAATGGCTATCATTGTATTTCTCTTTGCTTTTACTTCTATTATTGGCAATTACTATTACGGTGAAATAAATATAAAACATCTTTCTGATAATCCTGTTTATCTAAATCTCTTTCGCATCTTAGTAATACTAATGGTATTTTTTGGTTCTATTGCTAAGCTCAGCCTGGTGTGGAACCTGGCCGATTTATTTATGGCCTTTATGGCAATAACTAATATAATTGCAATACTACGACTTTCCAAACAAGCTTGTATCACTTTAAATGATTATACAAAACAAAAAAAAGCTGGCATAAAGACGCCTGTCTTTGATGCCAGTATTCTTCCCAAACAAGATGGTATTGTATGGTGGAAAAACAATAAATAA